One stretch of Carassius carassius chromosome 18, fCarCar2.1, whole genome shotgun sequence DNA includes these proteins:
- the si:dkey-86e18.1 gene encoding uncharacterized protein si:dkey-86e18.1, producing MARNEEKQCGRLNRLWLQKEREEGRIKDVHVSRPKLATLNSVAAVKKWMPSIKKEIEYCLQQSQLSHYPERKINEFHQHIEELETEYKRYLKKLRSLDPTCKHKPWEPRAYAKRRQDPGSNQNTSKKLCLHNPSSLSREEEDVNEDTNPEEAGNHISHSIIQELPTPSAPAPTRASDLPDQDLPLCFDQSRLAVAVASSRAALAGQQQDTGTLTRVLLTGLPNLHSLPLAQTAAKEATRQPSSAETAQSKTEHLLGLGCYSSSSDEEI from the exons ATGGCGAGAAACGAAGAGAAGCAGTGTGGCAGACTCAACAGACTGTGGctccagaaagagagagagg AGGGTCGCATTAAAGATGTCCACGTGTCAAGGCCAAAGCTT GCAACGTTAAACTCTGTGGCAGCGGTGAAGAAGTGGATGCCGAGCATCAAGAAGGAGATCGAGTACTGTCTGCAG CAGTCGCAGTTATCTCACTACCCAGAGAGGAAGATAAATGAGTTCCATCAGCATATTGAGGAACTGGAGACCGAATACAAACGTTACCTGAAGAAACTACGCTCACTGGACCCTACCTGCAAACACAAGCCTTGGGAACCTCGAGCATATGCCAAGAGGAGGCAGGATCCAGGCAGCAATCAAAACACCT ctaaaAAACTGTGCCTCCACAACCCAAGCAGCCTGAGCAGAGAAGAAGAGGATGTTAATGAGGACACCAACCCAGAGGAAGCAGGAAACCACATATCTCACAGTATTATTCAAGAATTACCCACCCCATCAGCTCCTGCTCCCACCAGAGCCTCAGACCTCCCAGACCAGGACCTCCCGCTGTGCTTCGATCAGTCCCGACTTGCTGTGGCGGTGGCCAGTTCACGTGCGGCTCTCGCCGGGCAGCAGCAGGACACGGGTACACTGACACGAGTGCTACTCACCGGCCTGCCCAACCTCCACAGCCTCCCGCTAGCACAGACAGCAGCCAAAGAAGCTACACGTCAGCCGTCCAGTGCTGAAACAGCCCAGAGCAAAACTGAACATTTACTGGGACTCGGCTGCTACTCGTCGTCTTCAGATGAAGAGATATAG
- the LOC132091918 gene encoding tumor necrosis factor ligand superfamily member 6-like, whose translation MNGNFGHSPQPVFTVDSAGGHPKQDLYYHQQLPRPPVPCWTFPPARDEMKKRGWGTMNKGIVWVLILILLLVFAALGLGAYQILRLQTEMQRLTQEIPAQMQSPAPQKQVGLYPAELNKNKQNSAAHLIGCADQSKSSGTLKWEAKFGDAFTEGVKYINGGLLVNKTGLYFVYSRVEFISPKCNSRDSYTHIMSRQRNGHNRRIMEDHQEGICTVGSKHPWMTSSHLGSLQHLRQSDWLFVNVSHPHLISKNYHNNYFGLFKIN comes from the exons ATGAACGGTAACTTTGGCCACTCACCCCAGCCAGTGTTCACGGTGGATTCTGCCGGAGGTCATCCTAAACAAGACTTGTATTACCACCAGCAGTTGCCCAGACCACCGGTGCCCTGCTGGACCTTCCCCCCTGCCCGAGATGAGATGAAGAAAAGGGGCTGGGGGACAATGAATAAAGGCATAGTCTGGGTACTGATACTGATACTCCTGCTGGTTTTTGCAGCCCTGGGACTGGGAGCCTATCAGATCCTGAGGTTACAGACTGAAATGCAACGGCTGACACAG GAAATACCCGCACAAATGCAGAGCCCCGCTCCACAGAAACAAGTTG GCCTATATCCTGCTGAGCTGAACAAGAACAAACAAAACTCTGCAGCACACTTAATAG GTTGTGCTGACCAGAGCAAATCATCTGGAACTCTGAAGTGGGAAGCAAAATTTGGTGATGCCTTCACAGAAGGTGTCAAGTACATCAACGGTGGCCTTCTGGTCAACAAGACTGGTTTGTACTTCGTTTACTCCCGCGTGGAGTTTATTTCACCCAAGTGCAACTCCAGAGACTCTTACACACACATAATGAGTCGGCAGAGAAACGGACACAACCGGAGAATCATGGAAGATCACCAAGAGGGGATCTGTACGGTGGGGAGCAAACATCCGTGGATGACCAGCAGTCATTTAGGCTCGCTTCAGCATCTCAGGCAGTCCGACTGGCTGTTTGTCAATGTCTCACACCCCCATCTGATCAGCAAAAATTATCACAACAACTATTTTGGCCTCTTCAAGATCAACTGA